A genomic stretch from cyanobiont of Ornithocercus magnificus includes:
- a CDS encoding ArsR family transcriptional regulator, with amino-acid sequence MARLSNPLSSLCLGIIRNWVSVVRCGKGGLIDEQGTAWTRLPVSEITDQLAHEFHLEVNTRKIYRALKELEEAKLIRREQRLKHRYRRDYWYTLTKEAEAIIAAASARRFSRRKKPLPKAMKGATCRSDKTGQIKVTHVSQQYLNTPIKKTLTLSEAKEGQDKEKTEEKGIRTSQPGTSRYQERRRLERMWSWLKQSSKPLTDQLGVPTGSTHPQAQWKAAESSEAALPLVQKPRFVERPEKLVGIDKYGREVKEVWVSGFKYLVVD; translated from the coding sequence ATGGCACGCCTTAGCAATCCTCTCTCTAGCCTCTGTCTCGGCATCATCCGTAACTGGGTCAGCGTTGTACGCTGCGGCAAAGGTGGCCTAATCGACGAGCAAGGCACAGCCTGGACACGACTTCCAGTAAGTGAAATTACTGATCAGTTAGCTCATGAGTTCCACCTCGAGGTGAATACCAGGAAGATTTATCGGGCACTCAAGGAACTGGAAGAAGCGAAGCTGATTCGCCGTGAACAGCGCCTCAAGCACCGCTACCGGCGCGATTACTGGTACACACTCACCAAGGAGGCAGAAGCCATCATTGCTGCTGCTTCTGCACGGCGCTTCTCAAGGCGTAAGAAGCCACTGCCCAAAGCCATGAAAGGGGCAACGTGTCGAAGTGACAAAACAGGACAAATCAAGGTGACACATGTGTCACAACAATATCTAAATACTCCAATCAAAAAAACTCTTACTCTTAGCGAGGCAAAAGAGGGACAGGACAAGGAAAAGACAGAGGAGAAGGGAATAAGGACTAGTCAGCCAGGAACCAGCCGATACCAAGAAAGGCGTAGGCTGGAAAGAATGTGGTCGTGGCTAAAGCAGTCCTCTAAACCCCTTACAGACCAGCTTGGGGTACCGACAGGTTCAACCCATCCACAAGCTCAGTGGAAAGCTGCTGAGAGCTCTGAGGCAGCATTACCATTGGTCCAAAAGCCACGATTTGTAGAGCGGCCTGAAAAGTTGGTAGGAATCGATAAATATGGAAGAGAAGTTAAGGAGGTTTGGGTCTCAGGATTTAAGTATCTTGTGGTTGACTGA
- a CDS encoding glutathione S-transferase — MAITLYGGPQTRASIPRWYMEEKNIAYKLIDVSVRSGQNLQEDFLSVNPFGKLPAMRDDSILDVSGGSATLFESGAILLHLAEHHGNEIRQPIDRSLISQWTHFASSTLAFAIFVPDQKAKILPRLLSELDSQIKRGFLVGSQWGAADCAVSSHLAYIKLFFPAEDLSAYPEVQALIEMTRQRPAYKKAMGIA, encoded by the coding sequence ATGGCGATCACCCTTTACGGCGGACCACAAACTCGTGCTTCAATACCACGCTGGTATATGGAGGAGAAGAACATTGCATATAAGCTAATTGATGTCTCTGTGAGATCTGGCCAAAACCTCCAGGAAGATTTCCTATCAGTTAATCCATTCGGAAAACTTCCAGCAATGAGAGATGATTCTATTCTTGATGTCAGCGGAGGTAGCGCCACACTTTTTGAATCTGGCGCAATTTTACTCCACCTTGCAGAACATCACGGAAATGAAATCAGGCAACCTATTGATCGCTCTTTAATTAGTCAGTGGACACACTTTGCCAGCTCGACTTTGGCATTTGCAATTTTTGTGCCTGACCAGAAGGCGAAAATTCTGCCTAGGCTTCTTTCGGAGCTTGACTCTCAAATCAAGAGAGGGTTTTTAGTAGGAAGCCAGTGGGGCGCCGCTGATTGTGCGGTGAGCTCCCACCTTGCCTACATCAAGCTATTCTTCCCTGCTGAAGATCTGAGTGCATATCCAGAAGTGCAAGCCTTGATCGAAATGACTCGGCAACGCCCTGCATATAAAAAAGCAATGGGGATAGCCTGA
- a CDS encoding cell death suppressor protein Lls1: MNATWTEQWWPVAYLQDLDQHRPISFTLLGEDLVLWWDLTTESWCAFHDVCPHRLVPLSEGRINAEGQLECPYHGWSFDGDGQCRHIPQAEAGTRSEGRRSNCTSLPTAIGQGLLFVWTGQPSEANLLQLPLVPALEEEPDSWVVQDTFRDLPMDAVTLLENVLDVSHIPFTHHRTVGRRETAAPIAAVITREDASGFEAVWEEGPRRGKLGAQSTKFCAPQLMWHDLTAKGLGRLLTVVYAVPIRRGECRLFARFPFQFRSVLPRLLLNLRPRWLQHINNHKVLEDDQVFLHCQERTIARVSASAKVEREFFLPTSADIYVVALHHWLNVNGGGPFANEPLPPHQPLQALMDRHKSHTVHCRSCYSALQRISRLRPWLWTLIWLASALVGLGQLGWLSWIGLALAIISALMLRQTQFWLEGLTMGNGNAPRNQIP, from the coding sequence ATGAATGCCACTTGGACCGAGCAATGGTGGCCGGTAGCCTACCTGCAAGACCTTGACCAACATCGCCCCATTAGCTTCACCCTACTAGGCGAAGACCTGGTTCTTTGGTGGGACTTAACGACAGAGAGCTGGTGTGCATTTCACGATGTTTGCCCTCACCGCCTGGTACCACTCAGCGAAGGACGTATCAATGCAGAGGGACAGCTTGAATGCCCATATCACGGCTGGAGTTTTGATGGTGATGGACAGTGCCGTCACATTCCGCAAGCAGAAGCGGGAACCCGTTCAGAAGGGCGACGCTCTAACTGCACCAGTCTGCCTACAGCTATAGGTCAAGGTTTGCTGTTTGTCTGGACCGGTCAACCCTCAGAAGCAAATCTTTTGCAGCTCCCCCTGGTTCCCGCTCTAGAGGAAGAGCCAGATAGCTGGGTGGTACAAGACACATTTCGGGATCTGCCGATGGATGCAGTCACCCTGTTAGAAAATGTGCTTGATGTAAGCCATATACCATTTACTCACCACCGAACTGTCGGCCGACGTGAAACAGCTGCTCCTATAGCAGCTGTAATCACACGTGAGGATGCAAGCGGTTTTGAAGCTGTGTGGGAAGAGGGTCCTCGGCGCGGTAAGCTAGGTGCCCAGTCTACCAAGTTTTGTGCCCCTCAATTGATGTGGCATGACTTAACAGCTAAAGGCCTGGGTCGACTGCTCACTGTTGTCTATGCTGTGCCGATCCGGCGTGGTGAATGTAGGCTATTTGCAAGATTCCCTTTCCAGTTTCGATCGGTACTGCCGCGCTTACTACTTAACTTGCGGCCTCGCTGGCTACAGCACATTAATAACCATAAGGTATTGGAAGATGATCAAGTGTTCCTCCACTGCCAAGAAAGAACTATAGCGAGAGTTAGCGCCAGTGCAAAAGTTGAACGGGAGTTTTTTCTGCCAACCAGTGCAGATATCTATGTGGTAGCACTACATCACTGGCTTAACGTCAATGGTGGCGGACCTTTTGCTAATGAACCACTACCACCCCATCAGCCCCTACAAGCACTGATGGACCGCCACAAAAGCCATACTGTTCACTGCCGCAGCTGCTATAGTGCCTTGCAGCGTATTTCAAGGCTGAGACCCTGGTTGTGGACTTTGATTTGGTTGGCATCGGCCCTTGTAGGATTAGGACAGTTGGGGTGGCTTTCCTGGATCGGTCTTGCTCTAGCAATTATCTCGGCTCTCATGTTGCGCCAGACGCAGTTTTGGTTGGAAGGTCTAACGATGGGAAACGGTAATGCTCCACGCAATCAGATTCCCTGA